In a single window of the Pyrococcus sp. NA2 genome:
- the porB gene encoding pyruvate synthase subunit PorB, translated as MAARKPPITTREYWAPGHAACAGCGCATALRLATKAFSEAMEEKYGDPNAFAIAQATGCMEVVSAVFPYTAWKVPWIHVAFENAAAAASGIEAAWKRKGIKGKILAIAGDGGTADIGLQALSGMLERGHNVVYLMYDNEAYMNTGIQRSSSTPYGAWTTTSPPGKYSIGEDRPKKWVALIAAAHMVPYVATASIGNPFDFVKKVKKAAKVDGPAFIQVHCTCPTGWRTPLEKGVEIARLAIETGMWPLFEIENGDIWNIKIQPPGGGAKVYKEGGRVVRIEFKKPIEEYLKYQGRFKHLFKRPEAIDELRNQIRAMWKVLGVEAILPKPEE; from the coding sequence TGAGGCTCGCAACCAAAGCTTTTAGCGAGGCCATGGAAGAAAAGTATGGTGATCCAAACGCCTTTGCCATAGCCCAGGCAACTGGATGTATGGAGGTAGTCTCAGCTGTGTTCCCATACACCGCTTGGAAGGTTCCATGGATCCATGTAGCCTTCGAAAATGCTGCTGCAGCTGCCTCTGGTATTGAGGCTGCATGGAAGAGGAAGGGAATCAAGGGCAAGATCTTGGCTATAGCCGGAGATGGTGGTACTGCAGATATTGGATTGCAGGCCTTGTCTGGAATGCTCGAGAGGGGACACAACGTAGTCTATCTCATGTACGATAACGAGGCTTACATGAACACTGGAATTCAGAGGTCTTCATCGACTCCCTACGGAGCATGGACAACAACTTCACCCCCAGGAAAGTATTCAATAGGTGAAGACAGGCCAAAGAAGTGGGTAGCCTTGATAGCTGCAGCCCACATGGTTCCATATGTTGCCACGGCAAGCATAGGAAATCCATTCGACTTCGTGAAGAAGGTCAAGAAGGCTGCAAAGGTCGATGGTCCAGCATTCATACAGGTTCACTGTACATGTCCAACTGGTTGGAGGACACCATTAGAGAAGGGAGTTGAGATAGCAAGGCTCGCAATTGAAACTGGAATGTGGCCACTGTTCGAGATAGAAAACGGAGACATTTGGAACATAAAGATCCAGCCTCCAGGAGGAGGGGCTAAGGTTTACAAGGAAGGTGGAAGGGTTGTCAGGATAGAGTTCAAGAAGCCCATTGAAGAGTATCTCAAATACCAGGGAAGATTCAAGCACCTCTTCAAGAGACCCGAAGCTATAGACGAGCTAAGGAACCAGATTAGGGCCATGTGGAAAGTCCTTGGAGTTGAGGCAATTCTTCCAAAGCCAGAGGAGTAA